A genomic stretch from Streptomyces sp. QL37 includes:
- a CDS encoding DUF1996 domain-containing protein: MRSSPKRLPALLLGTALVAGVLGIGTMASAANTDNSAPPSAVTADTHSGHVMAVSTQASGDDADGDGYIPAVPQVTGVIPSTATPPPAYHHEFQAGCAVTHTAPDDPIVYPGQFGKSHDHTFMGNTSTNAASTTGSLYGGNTTCKAPADASAYWMPSLYKGDQKILPVGPQVIYYKAGVTDYRSVRPFPKGLRFVVGNPMQSAEEFRGHKGFVEGWECGDSFFNTDIPANCPNRPDVQLNLRMQAPSCWNGKYLDTPDHQSHMAYPVVKPGTNDNMCPASHPVALPMIEFKMAWPVNGDMSQVRLASGRGYSFHYDFFNAWEERTLKALVDHCIVGGLQCDTRGFDLYRPERGTVLNSDHRLP; encoded by the coding sequence GCCGCCAACACGGACAACAGCGCCCCGCCCTCCGCCGTCACGGCCGACACCCACAGCGGACACGTCATGGCCGTGTCCACCCAGGCCTCGGGCGACGACGCCGACGGAGACGGCTACATCCCGGCCGTACCCCAGGTCACCGGTGTCATTCCGTCCACAGCCACCCCGCCGCCGGCCTACCACCACGAGTTCCAGGCCGGCTGCGCCGTCACCCACACCGCGCCGGACGACCCGATCGTCTACCCGGGCCAGTTCGGCAAGTCCCACGACCACACGTTCATGGGCAACACCTCCACCAACGCCGCCAGCACCACCGGCTCGCTCTACGGAGGGAACACCACCTGCAAGGCGCCCGCGGACGCCTCCGCGTACTGGATGCCCTCGCTGTACAAGGGCGACCAGAAGATCCTGCCCGTGGGCCCGCAGGTCATCTACTACAAGGCGGGCGTCACCGACTACCGCAGCGTGCGGCCCTTCCCCAAGGGCCTGCGGTTCGTCGTCGGCAACCCGATGCAGAGCGCCGAGGAGTTCCGCGGCCACAAGGGCTTCGTAGAGGGCTGGGAATGCGGTGACAGCTTCTTCAACACCGACATCCCGGCGAACTGTCCGAACCGGCCCGACGTACAGCTCAACCTGCGCATGCAGGCCCCCAGCTGCTGGAACGGCAAGTACCTCGACACCCCCGACCACCAGAGCCACATGGCCTACCCAGTCGTCAAGCCCGGCACCAACGACAACATGTGCCCGGCCTCCCACCCCGTCGCCCTGCCGATGATCGAGTTCAAGATGGCATGGCCGGTCAACGGCGACATGTCCCAGGTCCGCCTGGCCAGCGGCCGCGGCTACTCCTTCCACTACGACTTCTTCAACGCGTGGGAGGAGCGCACCCTCAAGGCCCTGGTCGACCACTGCATCGTCGGCGGCCTCCAGTGCGACACACGGGGCTTCGACCTGTACCGCCCCGAACGCGGGACCGTGCTGAACTCCGACCACCGACTGCCCTGA
- a CDS encoding SMI1/KNR4 family protein, producing MATDWMAEARRIAQGRRFDELTSPRSRPGDRPVAALSEAEIREAEAELGIAFPDQYREYLLRHDAGGPVNRLYRSTAGWGWQADSDTNYGLLTTDFPHPDSYRAYGDELDAREPLAENFTDHNAYQAACEGLQGLAAVSVGRGEADEEG from the coding sequence TGGATGGCGGAAGCGCGACGCATAGCCCAGGGGCGGCGCTTCGACGAGCTCACCTCTCCCCGCTCCCGGCCGGGTGACCGCCCGGTGGCAGCGCTGTCCGAAGCCGAGATCCGGGAAGCGGAGGCGGAGTTGGGCATCGCGTTCCCGGACCAGTACCGCGAGTACTTGCTCCGGCACGACGCCGGCGGCCCGGTGAACCGCCTGTACCGGTCCACGGCAGGCTGGGGCTGGCAAGCGGATTCGGACACCAACTACGGGCTGCTCACCACCGACTTCCCGCATCCCGACTCCTACCGTGCTTACGGGGACGAGCTGGACGCACGCGAGCCGCTGGCGGAGAACTTCACGGACCACAACGCCTACCAGGCAGCGTGTGAAGGGCTTCAGGGCTTGGCTGCCGTGAGTGTCGGCCGCGGAGAGGCCGACGAGGAGGGGTAG